A genomic stretch from Oreochromis aureus strain Israel breed Guangdong linkage group 17, ZZ_aureus, whole genome shotgun sequence includes:
- the nap1l1 gene encoding nucleosome assembly protein 1-like 1 isoform X2, which yields MADIDNKDQAEMDPADMEDVEEVEEEETGEDENSKARQLTVQMMQNPQILAALQERLDGLNGSPSGYMESLPKVVKRRVNALKNLQVKCAHIEAKFYEEVHELERKYAALYQPLFDKRSDIVKAAYEPTDEECEWKADEEEELTDEMKEKAKLEEEKKDEEKEDPKGIPEFWLTVFKNVDLLSDMLQEHDEPILKHLQDIKVKFSDPGQPMSFTLEFHFEPNDFFTNTMLTKTYKMRSEPDENDPFSFDGPEIMSCTGCTIDWTKGKNVTLKTIKKKQKHKGRGTVRTVTKTVPNDSFFNFFTPPEVPENGELDEDSEAILAADFEIGHFIRERIVPRAVLYFTGEAIEDDDDDYDEEGEEADDEEGEEEADEENDPDYDPKV from the exons ATGGCAGACATTGACAA CAAAGATCAGGCTGAGATGGACCCAGCAGATATGGAGGATGTTGAGGaagtggaagaggaggagacagGAGAAGACGAAAACAGCAAAG CTCGTCAGCTGACTGTCCAGATGATGCAGAATCCACAGATCCTGGCTGCGCTGCAGGAGAGGCTGGATGGTTTGAATGGCTCACCATCAGGGTACATGGAGAG TTTACCAAAGGTCGTAAAGAGACGTGTCAATGCTCTGAAGAACCTGCAGGTCAAATGCGCCCACATTGAAGCGAAGTTCTACGAGGAAGTACATGAGCTGGAAAGAAAGTATGCTGCCCTCTACCAGCCCCTCTTCGACAAa AGAAGTGACATAGTGAAAGCAGCTTATGAACCCACAGATGAGGAATGTGAATGGAAAGCGGATGAAGAGGAAGAGCTGACA GATGAGATGAAGGAGAAGGCCAagttggaggaagagaagaaggaTGAGGAAAAAGAAGACCCCAAAGGCATTCCTGAATTCTGGTTAACAGTTTTCAAAAATGTGGACCTGCTCAGTGACATGCTGCAG GAACATGATGAACCCATCCTTAAGCATTTACAAGACATTAAAGTTAAATTCTCAGATCCAGGACAGCCAATG AGCTTCACATTAGAGTTCCACTTCGAGCCAAACGACTTCTTCACAAACACAATGTTGACAAAAACCTACAAGATGAGGTCAGAGCCTGATGAGAACGACCCCTTCTCCTTCGATGGGCCAGAGATTATGAGCTGCACAGG CTGCACGATTGACTGGACAAAGGGCAAGAACGTCACATTGAAAACaatcaaaaagaaacaaaagcacaagggcCGTGGCACGGTCAGGACGGTCACCAAAACGGTCCCCAACGACTCCTTTTTCAACTTCTTCACCCCACCAGAGG TCCCAGAAAATGGCGAGTTG GATGAGGATTCGGAAGCCATTCTGGCTGCTGACTTTGAAATTGGCCACTTCATCCGTGAACGTATCGTACCTCGAGCGGTGCTCTATTTCACAGGAGAGGCCATAgaggatgatgacgatgat tatGATGAAGAGGGAGAGGAGGCAGATGATGAG GAAGGTGAAGAGGAGGCTGACGAGGAGAACGACCCCGACTATGATCCCAAG GTTTAA
- the nap1l1 gene encoding nucleosome assembly protein 1-like 1 isoform X1, whose amino-acid sequence MADIDNKDQAEMDPADMEDVEEVEEEETGEDENSKARQLTVQMMQNPQILAALQERLDGLNGSPSGYMESLPKVVKRRVNALKNLQVKCAHIEAKFYEEVHELERKYAALYQPLFDKRSDIVKAAYEPTDEECEWKADEEEELTDEMKEKAKLEEEKKDEEKEDPKGIPEFWLTVFKNVDLLSDMLQEHDEPILKHLQDIKVKFSDPGQPMSFTLEFHFEPNDFFTNTMLTKTYKMRSEPDENDPFSFDGPEIMSCTGCTIDWTKGKNVTLKTIKKKQKHKGRGTVRTVTKTVPNDSFFNFFTPPEVPENGELDEDSEAILAADFEIGHFIRERIVPRAVLYFTGEAIEDDDDDYDEEGEEADDEEGEEEADEENDPDYDPKKDAAPPAECKQQ is encoded by the exons ATGGCAGACATTGACAA CAAAGATCAGGCTGAGATGGACCCAGCAGATATGGAGGATGTTGAGGaagtggaagaggaggagacagGAGAAGACGAAAACAGCAAAG CTCGTCAGCTGACTGTCCAGATGATGCAGAATCCACAGATCCTGGCTGCGCTGCAGGAGAGGCTGGATGGTTTGAATGGCTCACCATCAGGGTACATGGAGAG TTTACCAAAGGTCGTAAAGAGACGTGTCAATGCTCTGAAGAACCTGCAGGTCAAATGCGCCCACATTGAAGCGAAGTTCTACGAGGAAGTACATGAGCTGGAAAGAAAGTATGCTGCCCTCTACCAGCCCCTCTTCGACAAa AGAAGTGACATAGTGAAAGCAGCTTATGAACCCACAGATGAGGAATGTGAATGGAAAGCGGATGAAGAGGAAGAGCTGACA GATGAGATGAAGGAGAAGGCCAagttggaggaagagaagaaggaTGAGGAAAAAGAAGACCCCAAAGGCATTCCTGAATTCTGGTTAACAGTTTTCAAAAATGTGGACCTGCTCAGTGACATGCTGCAG GAACATGATGAACCCATCCTTAAGCATTTACAAGACATTAAAGTTAAATTCTCAGATCCAGGACAGCCAATG AGCTTCACATTAGAGTTCCACTTCGAGCCAAACGACTTCTTCACAAACACAATGTTGACAAAAACCTACAAGATGAGGTCAGAGCCTGATGAGAACGACCCCTTCTCCTTCGATGGGCCAGAGATTATGAGCTGCACAGG CTGCACGATTGACTGGACAAAGGGCAAGAACGTCACATTGAAAACaatcaaaaagaaacaaaagcacaagggcCGTGGCACGGTCAGGACGGTCACCAAAACGGTCCCCAACGACTCCTTTTTCAACTTCTTCACCCCACCAGAGG TCCCAGAAAATGGCGAGTTG GATGAGGATTCGGAAGCCATTCTGGCTGCTGACTTTGAAATTGGCCACTTCATCCGTGAACGTATCGTACCTCGAGCGGTGCTCTATTTCACAGGAGAGGCCATAgaggatgatgacgatgat tatGATGAAGAGGGAGAGGAGGCAGATGATGAG GAAGGTGAAGAGGAGGCTGACGAGGAGAACGACCCCGACTATGATCCCAAG AAGGATGCAGCCCCCCCAGCTGAGTGCAAGCAGCAGTGA
- the phlda1 gene encoding pleckstrin homology-like domain family A member 1, giving the protein MLENGRKVFKEGLLEKRSDGLLQLWKKKHCVLTEDGVLLLPPKQHDHQQHHGGGGDAGKVKELHFANMKTVDCVERKGKYVYFTVVMTDGKEIDFRCPQDEGWNAEITLQMVQYKNRQAILAVKSTRQKQQLLVVQMPGQKTVRSSPNVA; this is encoded by the coding sequence ATGTTGGAAAATGGGAGGAAAGTGTTCAAGGAGGGTCTGCTGGAGAAACGGAGCGACGGGCTGCTGCAGCTCTGGAAGAAGAAACACTGCGTCCTGACCGAGGACGgcgtgctgctgctgccgcccAAGCAGCACGACCACCAGCAGCATCACGGCGGCGGCGGGGACGCGGGCAAAGTCAAGGAGCTGCACTTCGCCAACATGAAGACGGTGGACTGCGTGGAGCGGAAGGGTAAATACGTGTACTTCACGGTGGTCATGACGGACGGGAAGGAGATTGACTTCAGGTGCCCGCAAGACGAGGGCTGGAACGCAGAGATCACTCTGCAGATGGTCCAGTACAAGAACCGGCAGGCGATCCTGGCCGTCAAGTCCACCCGGCAGAAGCAGCAGCTGCTCGTGGTGCAGATGCCCGGACAAAAGACCGTGCGCAGCTCTCCGAACGTAGCGTGA